A part of Cannabis sativa cultivar Pink pepper isolate KNU-18-1 chromosome 6, ASM2916894v1, whole genome shotgun sequence genomic DNA contains:
- the LOC115724640 gene encoding transcription factor IBH1-like 1, with amino-acid sequence MKNNLRLLKQEFLKKWIKGLQICSTSLSSSSSSSSNNNNNNNNNNNDKKIVGVLERKNAIKLSANLAMAFAKKGNTSWSRAIITKAANNSYSSSSYNYSKILYHNINNNINTNSRRRSSISYYYKKNKKKKKKNKVVKHYSSGFLAKKMVEKRREILKRLVPGGEECLDDEVCLIKETLDYILCLKAQVDVMRSLLTCNNHNVIYN; translated from the coding sequence atgaaaaacaaCTTGAGATTATTGAAGCAAGAATTCCTAAAGAAATGGATAAAGGGTCTTCAAATATGTAGTACTAgcctatcatcatcatcatcatcatcaagtaataataataataataataataataataataatgataagaaAATTGTAGGAGTTTTGGAGAGAAAGAATGCCATAAAGCTTTCAGCAAATTTAGCCATGGCTTTTGCCAAGAAAGGAAACACTTCATGGAGCCGAGCCATCATAACAAAAGCAGCTAACAattcttattcttcttcttcttataactACTCCAAAATCCTCTACCACAACATcaacaataatattaatactaATAGTAGGAGAAGAAGTAGTATTAGTTATTATTATaagaagaacaagaagaagaagaagaagaataaagtTGTTAAACATTATTCTAGTGGTTTTTTAGCTAAGAAAATGGttgagaaaagaagagaaattCTGAAAAGACTTGTTCCTGGTGGAGAAGAGTGTTTGGATGATGAAGTTTGTTTGATCAAGGAAACCCTAGATTACATATTATGTCTTAAAGCTCAGGTTGATGTAATGAGGTCTCTTCTTACTTGTAATAATCATaatgttatatataattaa